Proteins encoded in a region of the Candidatus Nitrosomarinus catalina genome:
- a CDS encoding methyltransferase domain-containing protein — translation MKSKLVEQIVCPECKTKFSLKIKKKQKEEIIQGTLTCLKKHNFPIIRGIPRLVIDKQKDFVNTEDAFSSKWRHFNKTYHNKKWIDGQKKWFLERFGWKTISKLNKFLETRSTILDAGTGVGNSAKLFSSNSNAQVFGIDASESIEFAYKKYGKIKNIHFLQADIRKLPFKKNFFDFICSDQVLHHTKDTESSFKILSKLLVKNGIISIYVYRKKGALREFADDHIRKTTINMTEKQCMEFSKSMAFLGKSLSQLKKKITIKEDIPLLEIKAGTYDVQRFLYWNFLKCWWSPDVPFEQSVATNYDWYYPKFAFRHSKNEVRKWFKDIKLKIIHFNEIESGFSINGKK, via the coding sequence TTGAAATCAAAATTAGTTGAACAAATTGTTTGTCCAGAATGTAAGACAAAATTTTCATTAAAAATAAAGAAAAAACAAAAAGAAGAAATTATTCAAGGAACTTTAACGTGCCTTAAAAAACATAATTTCCCCATAATTAGAGGAATTCCTCGATTAGTAATAGATAAACAAAAAGATTTTGTAAATACCGAAGATGCATTCTCATCAAAATGGAGACATTTTAACAAAACTTATCATAATAAAAAATGGATTGATGGTCAAAAAAAATGGTTTTTAGAAAGATTTGGTTGGAAAACAATTTCAAAATTAAATAAATTCTTAGAAACTCGTTCTACAATTCTTGATGCAGGTACTGGAGTTGGAAATAGTGCAAAATTATTTTCATCCAACTCAAATGCTCAAGTTTTTGGAATTGATGCTAGTGAAAGTATAGAATTTGCATATAAAAAATATGGTAAAATAAAGAACATTCATTTTTTACAAGCAGACATAAGAAAATTGCCATTTAAAAAAAATTTTTTTGATTTTATTTGTTCAGATCAAGTATTACATCATACTAAAGATACAGAATCTTCATTCAAAATACTTTCAAAACTATTAGTAAAAAATGGAATTATTTCGATTTATGTATATAGAAAAAAAGGAGCATTGCGAGAATTTGCAGATGATCATATTAGAAAAACTACCATTAACATGACTGAAAAACAATGTATGGAATTTTCTAAAAGTATGGCATTTTTAGGAAAGAGTTTATCACAATTAAAGAAAAAGATTACAATCAAAGAAGATATTCCCCTACTTGAAATTAAAGCAGGAACCTATGATGTTCAAAGATTTCTATATTGGAATTTTCTTAAATGTTGGTGGTCTCCAGATGTTCCATTTGAACAAAGTGTTGCTACAAATTATGATTGGTACTATCCAAAATTTGCATTTAGACATTCAAAAAACGAGGTTAGAAAATGGTTTAAAGATATTAAATTAAAAATTATTCATTTTAATGAAATTGAAAGTGGTTTTAGCATAAATGGAAAAAAATAA
- a CDS encoding SDR family NAD(P)-dependent oxidoreductase: MKFVITGGAGFIGSHIAKHLVEKNHDVIIIDNLSRGRLENLSEIKEQIEFKKIDILDFNSLKDVVSNSDGIFHQAALTSVPESFLQKEKYHNVNVKGTENIFKLAKEFGKKVVYASSSSVYGNTTTIPIQENFEKNPINPYGITKLDDEKLAQKYHNLGVSIIGLRYFNVYGVGQTNDYAGVITKFINQINLNESPIIFGDGLQTRDFISVEDVAKANLSSMESNTDFSFLNIGTGISTSVKTLAEIMMDLSGKTLELSYDDLPLGDVKDSLADVSLAKQLINWNYDTLLKNGLKKFFF; encoded by the coding sequence GTGAAATTTGTTATTACTGGTGGTGCAGGATTCATTGGAAGTCATATTGCAAAACATTTAGTTGAAAAAAATCATGATGTTATAATAATAGATAACCTCTCAAGAGGAAGATTAGAAAATTTATCTGAAATTAAAGAGCAAATTGAATTTAAAAAAATAGATATTTTAGATTTTAATTCGTTAAAAGATGTAGTTTCTAATTCTGATGGGATTTTTCATCAAGCAGCATTAACTTCTGTACCTGAATCATTTTTACAAAAAGAAAAATATCATAATGTGAATGTAAAAGGTACTGAAAACATATTCAAATTAGCTAAAGAATTTGGAAAAAAAGTTGTATATGCAAGTAGTTCAAGTGTTTATGGAAATACTACAACAATTCCCATTCAAGAAAATTTTGAAAAAAATCCCATTAATCCATATGGAATAACAAAATTAGATGATGAAAAACTAGCACAAAAATATCATAATTTAGGAGTATCCATAATTGGTTTAAGATATTTTAATGTCTATGGGGTTGGTCAAACTAATGATTATGCTGGTGTAATTACAAAATTTATCAATCAAATTAATCTAAATGAATCCCCAATAATTTTTGGTGATGGATTACAGACTAGAGATTTCATATCTGTAGAGGACGTTGCTAAAGCAAATTTATCATCAATGGAAAGTAATACTGATTTCTCATTTTTGAATATTGGGACAGGTATATCTACATCCGTTAAAACATTAGCAGAAATAATGATGGATCTTTCAGGAAAAACATTAGAATTAAGTTATGATGATTTACCACTAGGTGATGTAAAAGATAGTTTAGCTGATGTATCTCTTGCAAAACAATTGATTAATTGGAATTATGACACATTATTAAAAAATGGTTTAAAAAAATTCTTTTTTTAA
- a CDS encoding glycosyltransferase family 4 protein, whose amino-acid sequence MKILFIAPRYSGGIGGHAFRVYEKLQEYGFDIKLMHVPHIPIRKLKNPSFAAFSSLKAIVGTEKYDIVHAFNVPSAFAMKYTKAKKKVLSIHGVYSEQVDVLHSKTISTAAKVTETKVLEWADKLTTDSKIVKKMYKEKLNVDFEFFYAPLDIKKFEKLKNVEKKEKQIIFIGRNSHEKGIDILRGIESKIDAKIIYCTDMTWEKAMENLKASSILVVPSRMESIPQVIKEAFYLKIPIIATNVGGIPELITNNETGILIPPNDPKMLLSSINKLLLDDETSKKLADSGYEFVMKNLTWEILLPKYVKFYEDLQRS is encoded by the coding sequence ATGAAAATTTTGTTTATTGCTCCAAGATATTCTGGAGGTATAGGAGGACATGCATTTAGAGTTTATGAAAAATTACAAGAATATGGATTTGATATTAAATTAATGCATGTACCACACATTCCAATTAGAAAATTAAAAAATCCAAGTTTTGCGGCATTTAGTTCATTGAAAGCAATAGTAGGGACAGAAAAATATGATATTGTTCATGCATTTAATGTCCCATCAGCTTTTGCTATGAAATATACAAAAGCAAAGAAAAAAGTTTTATCCATTCACGGTGTTTATTCTGAACAAGTGGATGTATTACATTCTAAAACTATCTCTACTGCTGCTAAAGTTACTGAAACTAAAGTACTAGAATGGGCTGACAAACTAACAACTGATTCTAAAATTGTTAAAAAAATGTACAAAGAAAAATTGAATGTAGATTTTGAATTTTTTTATGCTCCTTTAGACATAAAAAAATTTGAAAAATTAAAAAATGTAGAAAAAAAAGAAAAACAAATAATATTCATTGGAAGAAATAGTCATGAAAAAGGAATCGATATTCTAAGAGGAATCGAATCAAAAATTGATGCAAAAATAATCTATTGTACAGATATGACATGGGAAAAAGCAATGGAAAATCTCAAAGCATCTAGTATACTAGTAGTCCCATCAAGAATGGAAAGTATTCCACAAGTAATTAAAGAAGCATTTTATCTTAAAATTCCAATCATTGCAACAAATGTAGGAGGTATTCCAGAACTAATTACAAATAATGAAACAGGGATTTTAATTCCGCCTAATGATCCAAAAATGTTATTGAGCAGTATTAACAAATTACTTTTAGATGATGAAACTTCAAAAAAACTTGCAGATTCAGGTTATGAATTTGTAATGAAAAATCTTACATGGGAAATTCTACTTCCAAAATATGTTAAATTTTATGAGGATTTACAAAGATCTTAA
- a CDS encoding STT3 domain-containing protein has product MAFSISMSIRSQPLDYGYELNEFDPFFNFRATEYIIENGFSEYFQWHDNKSWYPEGRNVSATSQIMLHSTAAITYQLFGGNSSLYDYTIMFPAIIGSLTVIVIFALVRLLGGNLAGMIASLLFAVSLPIILRGTAGWFKSEPLGIFYGILGLYLFLSAIKSKNQKITILKIVFASIVMAFGMASWGGNQFFIIPVGLFILALPFVNKDHKFLLWGVPLFVGLFLLISSLFERPGPNFVFGLGGISLMIPTVFLIICIIIQKVSSEKNKIRNGLFFLFSIFILASFFLALSSQFDLSNEKLDENFIPLPSFRYLNALNPFLTNSDPLVDSVGEHAPVSTNLSFLLHSIWMIFAGLGIWLLFSKKISQNENYVKNDMKLFVLIIGISGAYVSSAFIRLEIFASITLIILSSIGLSLLTKEIFKISFSNKKNYLIKILYSIIIISFFTTPLVYPEQGNWINVVDEPPIIFTGASMYPPTNDWLETMEWIKVNTPENAKIAAWWDYGYWITALSERTTFVDNATLSTNEIQKMATVLMSPPEESWKMLKEMNADYVLVFVAAQDIGNNSENEPLYVVGGGGDESKVFWISKVGGFPAEKYLELDVKTPKPNFYENTLLGKLIPFSPVVYYQPSTEKNSPVYKNGFIEISVKNIKYNSDNDPLKLVYASPSFMNDNDGELLFVVLYEVNKNYNLSYNPLN; this is encoded by the coding sequence TTGGCATTTTCAATATCAATGTCAATTCGTTCCCAACCTCTTGACTATGGATACGAATTAAATGAATTTGATCCATTTTTTAATTTTCGTGCTACTGAATATATTATTGAAAATGGGTTCTCTGAATATTTTCAATGGCATGATAATAAAAGTTGGTATCCTGAAGGAAGGAATGTTTCAGCTACTTCACAAATAATGCTTCATTCGACAGCAGCAATCACTTATCAACTATTTGGAGGAAACTCATCATTATATGATTATACAATTATGTTTCCTGCAATCATTGGTTCATTAACTGTAATTGTTATTTTTGCTTTAGTTAGATTGCTTGGAGGAAATTTAGCTGGTATGATTGCCTCGTTATTATTTGCAGTATCTTTGCCAATAATTCTTAGAGGTACTGCTGGATGGTTTAAATCTGAACCATTAGGAATTTTTTATGGTATACTTGGATTATACTTATTTTTGAGTGCAATAAAATCTAAAAATCAAAAAATCACAATTCTAAAAATTGTTTTTGCAAGTATAGTTATGGCTTTTGGAATGGCATCTTGGGGTGGAAACCAATTTTTTATAATCCCTGTTGGATTATTCATTTTAGCATTACCTTTTGTTAATAAAGATCATAAATTTCTATTATGGGGTGTTCCGTTATTTGTAGGATTATTCTTATTAATTTCAAGTTTGTTTGAGAGACCTGGTCCAAATTTTGTTTTTGGTTTAGGTGGAATTTCGTTAATGATTCCAACTGTCTTTCTTATTATTTGTATAATTATTCAAAAAGTTAGTAGTGAAAAAAATAAAATTAGAAATGGATTATTTTTCTTATTTTCTATTTTTATTTTAGCTTCATTCTTTTTAGCTCTAAGTTCTCAATTTGATTTATCAAACGAAAAATTAGATGAAAATTTTATTCCATTACCAAGTTTTAGATATCTTAATGCATTGAATCCCTTCTTAACCAATAGTGATCCATTAGTTGATTCTGTTGGAGAACATGCTCCAGTTTCAACAAACTTATCTTTCTTATTACATTCTATATGGATGATTTTTGCTGGATTAGGAATTTGGTTACTTTTCTCTAAAAAAATATCTCAAAATGAAAATTATGTTAAAAATGATATGAAATTGTTTGTACTTATTATTGGAATCAGTGGAGCTTATGTTAGTTCGGCATTTATTAGATTGGAAATATTTGCATCTATTACATTAATTATTTTATCTTCTATTGGATTGTCACTTTTGACAAAAGAAATTTTTAAAATTAGTTTTTCTAATAAGAAAAATTATTTGATTAAAATTTTATATTCAATTATTATAATTTCTTTTTTTACTACTCCCCTTGTATATCCAGAACAAGGTAATTGGATCAATGTTGTAGATGAGCCTCCAATAATTTTTACTGGTGCATCAATGTATCCGCCAACTAATGATTGGTTAGAAACAATGGAGTGGATTAAGGTTAATACTCCTGAAAATGCCAAAATTGCTGCATGGTGGGATTATGGATATTGGATTACAGCCTTATCTGAAAGAACTACGTTTGTTGACAACGCGACACTTAGTACTAATGAAATTCAAAAAATGGCCACGGTATTAATGAGTCCACCTGAAGAAAGTTGGAAAATGTTGAAAGAAATGAATGCTGATTATGTTCTTGTATTTGTTGCTGCTCAAGACATAGGAAACAATTCAGAAAATGAGCCTTTATACGTTGTAGGTGGGGGTGGTGATGAATCAAAGGTATTTTGGATTTCAAAAGTTGGTGGATTTCCCGCAGAAAAATATTTAGAACTAGATGTTAAAACTCCAAAACCAAATTTTTATGAAAATACACTGCTTGGCAAATTAATTCCATTTAGTCCAGTTGTGTATTATCAACCTTCGACTGAAAAAAATTCTCCAGTTTATAAAAATGGATTTATTGAAATTAGTGTTAAAAATATAAAATATAATTCTGACAATGATCCATTAAAATTAGTTTATGCATCCCCTAGTTTTATGAATGATAATGATGGCGAACTTCTTTTTGTAGTACTTTATGAAGTAAATAAAAATTATAATTTGTCTTATAATCCTCTCAACTAA
- the wecB gene encoding non-hydrolyzing UDP-N-acetylglucosamine 2-epimerase produces the protein MKVAVILGTRPEIIKLAPIIKQLNKKSTSVIFTGQHYDHNMGMRFIDQLGLNKPNYSMKISKTKPELQISEIIKKLSSIFAIEKPENVIVQGDTNTVLAAGIASLKCNIPISHVESGLRSNDWRMPEEHNRIIVDNFSDYLFTPTQITKQNLISEKVHGKIFVTGNTVIDAINLFSKISKKYSKLSLDYDDYVLLTLHRSENVDNKSILSSVIKSILDSNQKFIFPIHPRTQKRLHEFNLFTKLKNSKNILTLDSVGYFEMLELMKNCQYIVTDSGGIQEEATASSIKKKVIVVRKTTDRPEAVLGGFSEIVGTNYNNILKSLKKTAKNSSIIKKKSPYGDGNSAKRIIQHLKNNL, from the coding sequence ATGAAAGTTGCAGTAATTTTAGGAACAAGACCAGAAATTATCAAACTTGCACCTATTATCAAACAACTAAATAAAAAATCTACTTCTGTAATATTTACTGGTCAGCACTATGATCATAATATGGGCATGAGATTTATTGATCAACTTGGTTTAAACAAACCAAATTATTCTATGAAAATCTCTAAAACAAAACCTGAATTACAAATTTCTGAAATAATTAAAAAATTATCTAGTATTTTTGCAATAGAAAAACCTGAAAATGTAATTGTTCAAGGTGACACAAATACTGTTTTAGCAGCAGGAATTGCATCACTAAAATGTAACATTCCTATATCTCATGTTGAATCTGGATTACGTAGTAATGATTGGAGAATGCCAGAAGAACACAATAGAATTATTGTTGATAATTTTTCTGATTATCTTTTTACTCCAACACAAATCACTAAACAAAATCTAATTTCAGAAAAAGTTCATGGAAAAATATTTGTTACTGGAAATACCGTAATTGATGCTATAAATTTATTTTCTAAAATTTCAAAAAAATATTCAAAATTATCTTTAGATTATGATGATTACGTATTATTGACTTTACATAGATCTGAAAATGTAGATAATAAATCAATTCTCTCATCTGTAATTAAATCAATTCTTGATTCAAATCAAAAATTTATTTTTCCTATTCATCCACGTACACAAAAAAGATTACACGAGTTTAATTTATTCACAAAATTAAAAAATTCAAAAAATATTTTGACGCTTGATTCTGTTGGTTATTTTGAAATGTTGGAATTAATGAAAAATTGTCAATATATCGTAACTGATTCAGGAGGTATTCAAGAAGAAGCTACTGCATCATCAATTAAGAAAAAAGTAATTGTCGTACGTAAAACTACTGATAGACCTGAAGCTGTTTTAGGAGGTTTTTCTGAAATTGTAGGCACAAATTATAATAATATTTTGAAATCTCTAAAGAAAACTGCTAAAAATTCTTCAATTATTAAGAAAAAATCCCCTTATGGTGATGGAAATTCTGCAAAGAGAATAATTCAACATTTGAAAAATAATCTGTAA
- a CDS encoding asparagine synthase C-terminal domain-containing protein, giving the protein MEINNYSSIIKEVLTLRYSPSIDDNKNKFISNNFLPEEKLNYLEYIEKSISLKIENEVQDKHVSIALSGGVDSTLVMSLLRKTKPDIKIDAISLKFADSVDETRIAGNIANKFNADHNIISIENFLEFLPKAISIIKMPFWDTHWYHMVKTASKFSTSLVSGDGGDELFGGYTFRYQKYLSNFYSDMSPLDRVKLYLECHERDWVPDQIELFESKSNFSWDEIYSKIIPYFDNSLSPLDQVFLADINGKLLYNWIPLNTSFHNFFDLKPITPILSKELMQYAPHLKNSIKYNQNKNIGKLPLREILSKHISSDLITPNKQGFSVNTINLWNSYGKEICNYYLDNARIIKDKWINGIWVKKHLKRLDEIPDVRYVNKFLGLLAFEIWYRIFVTKEMNPETKLSI; this is encoded by the coding sequence ATGGAAATTAACAATTATTCTTCAATTATTAAAGAGGTATTAACTTTAAGATATTCTCCGTCAATAGACGATAATAAAAATAAATTTATTTCAAATAATTTTTTACCTGAAGAAAAATTAAATTATTTAGAATACATAGAAAAATCAATTTCCTTAAAAATAGAAAATGAAGTTCAAGACAAACATGTTTCAATTGCACTAAGTGGAGGAGTTGATTCAACTCTTGTAATGTCATTACTTCGTAAAACTAAACCAGATATCAAAATTGATGCCATTTCTCTAAAATTTGCAGATAGTGTTGATGAAACAAGAATTGCAGGAAATATAGCAAACAAGTTTAATGCAGATCATAATATTATTTCAATTGAAAATTTTCTTGAATTTCTTCCAAAAGCAATTAGCATAATCAAAATGCCATTTTGGGATACGCATTGGTATCACATGGTAAAAACTGCTTCAAAATTTTCAACATCTTTAGTGTCAGGTGATGGTGGAGATGAATTATTTGGAGGATACACTTTCAGATATCAAAAATATTTATCAAATTTTTATTCAGATATGAGTCCCTTAGATCGAGTGAAATTATATTTAGAATGCCATGAACGTGACTGGGTTCCAGATCAAATTGAATTGTTTGAGTCAAAATCAAATTTCTCATGGGATGAAATTTATTCAAAAATTATTCCATATTTTGATAATTCGTTATCTCCACTAGATCAAGTATTTTTAGCAGATATTAATGGAAAATTATTGTACAACTGGATTCCACTTAATACTAGTTTTCATAATTTCTTTGATCTTAAACCAATTACACCAATTTTATCAAAAGAATTAATGCAATATGCACCACATTTAAAAAATTCAATTAAATATAATCAAAATAAAAATATTGGAAAACTTCCATTACGAGAAATTTTATCTAAACATATTTCTTCAGACCTAATCACACCAAATAAGCAAGGTTTTTCAGTAAATACTATTAATTTATGGAATTCATACGGTAAAGAAATTTGTAATTATTATTTAGATAATGCACGAATTATTAAAGATAAATGGATTAATGGAATTTGGGTTAAGAAACACCTTAAAAGACTTGATGAAATACCAGATGTTAGATATGTTAACAAATTTTTAGGATTATTAGCGTTTGAAATTTGGTATAGAATTTTTGTTACAAAAGAAATGAATCCAGAAACAAAATTATCTATTTAA